From a single Okeanomitos corallinicola TIOX110 genomic region:
- a CDS encoding ADP-ribosylglycohydrolase family protein, producing the protein MVTAKQVLSGLMGVCVGDALGVPVEFTSRVDRTLSPVTSMQGGGTWCQPPGTWSDDSSLTLCLAASLCEGFSLDAIAHSFYRWYSEGYWGAHGEVFDIGNTTLEAIMNWHKGASPETAGGSQEYNNGNGSLMRILPMAYFYQAGNFQELIEKVHQVSCITHGHLRSQMACGIYISIAIELLTGFEPNVAYLQGLEKINALYSSGEYALEKPSFDRVFSGEIAQIPIEEINSSGYVVDTLEASLWCLLNSSSYAQAVLKAVNLGGDTDTTGAVTGGLAGIYYGWESIPNEWLEQIARKQDIMDLASRLSLVIS; encoded by the coding sequence ATGGTGACTGCAAAGCAGGTGTTATCAGGTTTAATGGGCGTATGTGTGGGAGATGCTCTTGGTGTACCAGTGGAATTTACTAGCCGTGTTGATCGTACCCTTTCCCCAGTCACATCCATGCAAGGTGGTGGTACATGGTGTCAACCTCCAGGAACTTGGTCTGACGACAGTTCACTAACTTTGTGTTTAGCAGCATCTCTGTGTGAGGGATTTTCCTTAGATGCGATCGCCCATTCCTTTTATCGTTGGTATAGTGAGGGTTATTGGGGCGCTCATGGGGAAGTGTTTGATATTGGTAACACTACCTTAGAAGCTATCATGAATTGGCACAAGGGAGCATCACCGGAAACAGCTGGTGGTAGCCAGGAATATAACAATGGTAATGGTTCGTTAATGCGAATTTTACCGATGGCTTATTTTTATCAGGCTGGGAATTTTCAGGAGTTGATAGAAAAGGTACACCAAGTTTCCTGTATTACTCATGGTCATCTGCGATCGCAAATGGCTTGTGGAATTTATATTAGTATTGCCATAGAGTTACTTACAGGTTTTGAGCCGAATGTGGCTTATCTGCAAGGATTAGAAAAGATTAATGCACTATATTCTAGTGGTGAATATGCCTTAGAAAAACCTTCTTTTGACAGAGTTTTCAGCGGTGAAATTGCTCAAATACCTATTGAAGAGATTAACTCTAGTGGTTACGTTGTTGATACCTTGGAGGCATCATTATGGTGTTTGTTAAATAGTTCCTCCTACGCCCAAGCGGTACTAAAAGCAGTTAACTTAGGCGGAGATACGGATACTACTGGGGCTGTCACTGGTGGTTTAGCCGGAATTTACTACGGTTGGGAAAGCATTCCCAATGAATGGCTCGAACAAATCGCCCGCAAACAAGACATTATGGATTTAGCTAGTAGGTTGTCATTAGTCATTAGTTAA